The Engystomops pustulosus chromosome 4, aEngPut4.maternal, whole genome shotgun sequence genome contains a region encoding:
- the LOC140128703 gene encoding olfactory receptor 10A7-like — protein MILEKTNTTVLTEFIMLGFESIHNIRILMFILLLLIYCFTILMNFLIIALVSTSRNLHTPMYFFISQLSISDILLTTVIVPKMLHVLLYQRGTIAFSDCMTQLYFFASLEASECLLLAVMSYDRYVAICNPLRYNSIMTHRCCVILVVTSWLGGFCIVFPIILSTLMLNFCGPNIIDHFFCDFIPILELSCSDPHIVRMEIALSSIILILIPSILIIFSYTKIIITILRIPSSTGRQKAFSTCSSHLIVVSIFYGTIFGVYVLPPTDRTLSISKILSLLYTVFTPLINPIIYSLKNNDIKEALHDRVHRNVR, from the coding sequence ATGATCTTAGAGAAAACGAATACGACGGTTCTCACAGAATTCATCATGTTAGGATTTGAATCTATTCATAATATAAGAATTTTAATGTTTATTCTCCTTCTTTTGATTTACTGTTTTACAATTTTGATGAATTTCTTGATCATCGCCCTGGTGTCCACCAGCAggaacctccacactcccatgtacttcttcatctcacagCTGTCCATCAGTGACATCTTATTGACCACAGTCATTGTCCCCAAGATGCTTCATGTTCTACTCTATCAGAGAGGAACCATAGCGTTTAGTGACTGTATGACTCAATTGTATTTCTTTGCTTCTCTGGAAGCATCTGAATGTCTTCTCCTGgcagtgatgtcctatgacagatatgtggccatctgtaaccccctccggTATAACTCAATCATGACCCATAGATGTTGTGTGATATTGGTCGTTACCTCCTGGTTGGGTGGTTTTTGTATTGTTTTCCCCATCATCTTATCAACATTGATGTTAAACTTTTGTGGACCAAACATTATTGACCACTTCTTCTGTGACTTCATTCCTATACTAGAACTTTCCTGTTCAGATCCACACATTGTTCGGATGGAAATTGCTCTTTCAagcataattttaatattaaTCCCATCAATATTAATTATATTTTCATATACCAAAATTATAATCACCATCTTAAGAATCCCATCCAGTACCGGGAggcagaaagccttctccacctgtagctcccacctcattgtggtctccatattCTACGGGACAATTTTTGGTGTTTATGTTTTGCCACCTACAGACAGAACCTTAAGTATCAGTAAGATCCtgtccctgctctatactgtgttCACTCCTCTGATCAACCCCATCATCTACAGTCTCAAGAATAATGATATAAAGGAGGCTTTACATGACCGTGTGCATAGGAATGTCAGGTGA